Proteins encoded by one window of Blautia argi:
- a CDS encoding response regulator transcription factor, with protein sequence MAQSILIVDDEKEIVSMLYCYFSKLGYTVYTATAGNAALKEVEKKPDIILLDVNMPDIDGFTVCERIRDYVSCPIIFLTARIEDSDKIKGFSIGADDYVIKPFSVDELEARIAAHLRREKRHNTSSKVQFDEDMVIDYSSRIVFYHNKDMAFTKKEFDIISFLSQNKGIVFDRETIYEKVWGLDGIGDNTVVTEHIRRIRAKFLSLGDRPYIETVWGCGYKWKN encoded by the coding sequence ATGGCGCAGAGTATTTTAATTGTAGACGATGAAAAAGAAATTGTATCAATGCTGTATTGCTATTTCAGCAAACTTGGATATACGGTATATACTGCAACAGCAGGAAATGCTGCATTAAAAGAAGTAGAAAAAAAACCTGACATTATTTTGTTAGACGTTAATATGCCAGATATTGATGGATTTACTGTTTGTGAAAGAATACGGGATTATGTTTCATGCCCTATAATTTTTTTAACAGCACGCATTGAAGATAGTGATAAAATAAAAGGATTTTCTATTGGCGCAGACGACTATGTAATAAAACCATTTTCTGTTGATGAATTAGAAGCTCGCATTGCAGCACATCTTCGCAGAGAAAAAAGACACAATACATCTTCAAAGGTGCAATTTGATGAAGATATGGTTATAGATTATTCCTCACGTATTGTGTTTTATCATAATAAGGATATGGCTTTTACCAAAAAAGAATTTGATATAATATCTTTCCTTTCGCAAAACAAAGGAATTGTTTTTGACCGGGAAACTATTTATGAAAAAGTTTGGGGATTAGACGGCATTGGTGATAATACAGTTGTTACAGAACATATCAGACGTATTAGGGCAAAATTTTTATCTTTAGGCGATAGACCTTACATTGAAACTGTTTGGGGGTGCGGATATAAATGGAAAAATTAA
- a CDS encoding HAMP domain-containing sensor histidine kinase, which produces MEKLKRSRWFNRLNSMSIRMSFVLYALFSLLIGIIICIFLISMVDRYRINLNYKYENMSTRYDIPENGSFTATYSNDQTKYTIFDTKGNEICKFNVDYQKERPVHEYVYPNHVSYIEVLPNFTSRDRLIDSALGSLNIAIIPIVLSISMICCVTFFYKKKLSKPIKLLTNAYHKIEANDLDFTLSYPLNDEMGKLCHAFEKMKDCLSKNNETMFRQFAEQRRLNAAFSHDLRTPLTLLKGHATMLLSFIPKGLVSQEEILDEISVMSKNISRLEKYVNAMTNLYRLEDIDIPRQQITFHSLIDNFNNTAEALCYDKHFSITASGDNITLFINLDTVMQIYENLLSNSIRYAKSDIAISVVIENNNLVISVSDDGCGFKNIEIEKATLPFYKSSKDISTEHLGLGLNISKILSERHGGNIQIANNKAGGACVTVKINCNES; this is translated from the coding sequence ATGGAAAAATTAAAGAGAAGCAGATGGTTCAATCGGTTAAATAGCATGAGTATTAGAATGTCCTTTGTTCTTTATGCTTTGTTTTCGTTGTTGATTGGAATAATTATTTGTATATTTTTAATTTCAATGGTTGACAGATACAGAATAAATTTAAACTATAAGTATGAAAATATGTCAACAAGGTATGATATACCGGAAAATGGCTCATTTACCGCCACTTATAGTAATGACCAAACAAAATATACAATATTTGACACGAAAGGAAACGAGATATGCAAGTTCAATGTTGATTATCAAAAAGAACGCCCAGTACACGAATATGTCTATCCGAACCATGTTTCATATATCGAAGTTTTACCTAATTTTACAAGCCGGGATAGGCTTATTGACAGTGCTTTAGGTTCATTAAATATTGCAATTATTCCTATCGTATTATCTATTAGTATGATATGTTGTGTAACATTTTTTTATAAAAAAAAATTATCAAAACCCATTAAGCTATTAACTAATGCGTATCATAAAATTGAAGCAAATGACTTAGATTTTACATTATCATATCCATTAAATGATGAAATGGGGAAACTCTGTCACGCCTTTGAAAAAATGAAAGATTGTTTGTCGAAAAATAATGAAACTATGTTTAGACAATTTGCTGAACAGCGCCGTTTGAATGCTGCTTTTTCACATGACTTACGCACTCCTTTGACTTTACTAAAGGGTCATGCTACTATGTTGCTTTCCTTTATTCCCAAAGGCTTAGTATCACAAGAAGAAATATTAGACGAAATATCAGTAATGTCAAAAAATATTTCACGTCTTGAAAAATATGTAAATGCTATGACGAACTTATACAGGTTAGAGGATATTGATATTCCACGACAACAGATTACATTTCATTCACTTATTGATAATTTTAATAACACAGCGGAAGCACTTTGTTATGACAAACATTTTTCAATTACTGCAAGCGGTGATAATATAACCTTGTTTATCAATTTAGATACAGTCATGCAGATTTATGAAAATTTACTCTCTAATAGTATTAGATATGCAAAAAGTGATATTGCTATTAGCGTAGTAATAGAGAATAATAATTTGGTTATATCTGTTTCAGACGATGGTTGCGGGTTTAAAAATATTGAGATTGAAAAAGCAACATTACCATTTTATAAATCATCGAAAGATATATCTACTGAACATTTGGGGTTAGGGCTGAATATTAGTAAGATTTT